The Spirochaetota bacterium genomic interval GGCATTCATCGATTCAAATTCGGGCCGCCTCCGGTGCGTTTCCACCCAATACGCGCCTGCACGTTTTTATGCCATCACCGAATTTTTGCAGCACCGAAGCTCGTCGCTCTTATAACGGCCGGGGCCTTCATTCGCATCGGGGGTATCGTCCGTATTTCCCACGATTGCCGCACTCCGCAATAAAACTCCGGCGAAGTCGGGTCCCGGCTCTTACTCGTCGATCTTGTCGATCACCCAGTTTTCGAACCATACGAGCAAATCCGTAGTCTTGAACTCCTTCTGCGGCATGATGACCGAAAAAAGCGCCATCCCCTCGAAAAAAACAATAAGTGCGCGGCTTACACGATAAACGGTCTCCTCCTTCTTCCCCATGTCCTTGAGTATGCCTGATACCGTGCGCACCCATTCCATATAGACTTTTTGGAGTTTGGCCCGTACTTTTTTATCATAACTGGCGATCTCCCATATCTCGATAAAGACGCGCGACAGATCCCTGTTCAGCGTGATTCGCTCGGTCATATAGCCGAGAATCTCTTCCAGAAAGCGACGCCCGTCCGCGGCTGGGACATCCAGTGTTTTAAACCATTCAGCATAGTGCGCCTTATAGCTGTCGATAACGTAGTCTATATACGTCAGCAGGATATCTTGCTTGCTCTCAAAATAGTAATGTAACACGCCGTGGTTGACGCCTGCCTCTTTTGCGATATGCTTGATGGATGTCCCGTGAAAGGGCCTGATCAGCAGACAACGATGCAGAGCATCGAGTATCTGGATACGCCGTTCTTCCTGGACGCGTTTTCTCGCCATGTTTAGTTTCTGCCTTATAATAACCGGACAATCCATGCGAATCGTCCTTCTTTGTGTGTGTTCACGCTTTCACAATTCCCTTCGGTCCCGCCGATAAGTCAAGTCCAATACGCTTTGAATCCGCCCTCCCGCCCGCCACCGCGCTATATATGTGGATAGCATACTCGCCGCGTAAAAGTATTGACAAGTTATGGCATTTATGTTAGTTAGTCGTACCACTAAACTTATGGAGCGCTGTTATGAAAATCGGCATTCCAAAGGAAATCAAGACGCGAGAATACCGGGTGGCGGCCACACCGGCCGGTGTGAGGGCCATGACCGGCCAGGGACACACGGTCTACGTGGAAAAAGGAGCCGGAACAGGCTCCGGTTTCGCGGACGATGAATACACCCGCTCGGGAGCGGCCATCCTCGACGCCCCCGAAGAGGTCTGGGACGCGGCGGACATGCTTATCAAGGTCAAGGAGCCCGTTGCTCCCGAATTCGACCGCATGCGCGAGGGCCAGGTGCTTTTTACCTACCTGCACCTCGCCGCTGATGAGGTCTTAACCCGCCGCCTGCTCGAACGCAAAATTATCGGTATCGCATACGAAACGGTCCAGTTGAAGGACCTTAGCCTGCCGTTGCTCGCGCCCATGAGCGAGGTGGCGGGAAGACTTTCGATACAAATGGGCTGTTCATGTCTTGAGGTGAAGAACGGCGGAAGAGGACTTCTGGTGTCGGGTGTGCCCGGAGTCAGCCCGGCCGAGGTCGTTATCCTGGGAGGAGGTATTTCGGGCATCAACGCAGCCCACCTCGCGGTAGGGATTGGAGCGCGCGTCACCATCATCGACGTGGACCTTAATCGCCTGCGCTACCTTGCGGACGTGTTCCACTCGAAAGCGACAACGCTCATGTCCAATCAGTCGAATATAGAGGAAAGTGTGGCCGCGGCCGACCTCGTCATCGGATCTGTGCTCATCCCCGGCGCGCGCGCCCCAAAACTCATAACGCGGAAGATGCTGGGCTCCATGAAATCCGGAGCGGCGTTCGTTGACATCTCCATCGACCAGGGGGGATGCGCCGAGACAAGCAGGCCGACGACACACGACGAGCCTATGTACATCGAGGAGAATGTTGTGCACTACTGCGTCGCCAACATGCCGGGCGCCGTACCGCGCACGTCAACCTGGGCGCTCACCAACGCCACCCTGCCCTACGCCCTCGCCATCGCCGCCAAGGGCTGGGAGAAGGCCCTCGCTGAAGACGATGCCCTGGCAAAAGGACTCAATGTACGCCGGGGCGACCTTACCTGCCGAAACGTTGCGGAGACCTTCGGCGTGAAGTAGGCCTGACCGGCGTTCGCCGGAATAAAAAATAAAGGCGGAGGAATTTCATGGCAAAGGGATTGTCAAACAAGAAAAACCGGGCTGAAAAAAGCCGCATCCTCGAGCTTTTCGGCAAACACATCTCCCATGGCCAGGTGCGGTACCTTCGCTGTGCCCACCTGGACATGCAGGAGGAGCGCAGGGCCGGAATAAAGTTCGTGGACAAGGAGTCGGGCCGCACGATCATCGACGCCTTCACCTCGGCCGGTTGCTTCAACGTGGGAAGGGGCAATCCCGCGATTATCGCCGCTCTCGAGGAATCGCTCGAAAAGTATGACATGGGGAGCTTCGGCCTGTTGTCGCGGCCCAAGATCGAGTTCGCGCGTAAACTGGTCTCTCTCTGCCCGGGCGACCTCAACCGCATGGTCTTCGCGGGCAGCGGGGCCGACGCGATCGATGGCGCGCTAAAGCTCGCCCTCGGCGCTACGGGAAGGAAAGAGGTGATCTCGATGATCAAGGCCTATCACGGGCACTCGGGTTTCAGCCTCTCCGCGAACGGCAAGGAGTACTACAAACACCTGTTCGAACCGCTCATACCGGGATTCAGGTTCGCGCCCTTCGGAGACCTCCAGACGGCGGAAAAGCTGGCCTCTCGAAACACGGCCGCGGTGATCATCGAACCCGTTCAGGGCGAGGGGGGCATCCATGTCGGTAGCGACGAATACCTGAAAGGTCTCCGGACCCTGTGTGACAGGCTCGGTATAATGCTGATATTCGACGAGATTCAGACCGGCCTCGGCCGGACCGGAAGGCTCTGGGGAAGCGAGCATTCAGGAGTGATCCCCGATATCATGGTGGTCGCCAAATCCATCAGCGGTGGGCTCTATCCGAACGCCGCGATCGTCTATCGCGACATCGAGCTACTGACGAAATTCATCGAGGCCCATCCCGACTTCCATCCAACCTCCGGAGGCTGCTCGGACCTCGGATGCAGCGTTTCGTCGAAGGTGCTCGATTATCTGATGGAAAACAGGATTTGGGAAAACGCCGCCAGGACCGGCGCCCGTTTCAAGGCCGGGCTTGAAGCCATCACCCGCGAGAATCCGAAGATCGTGAAGGAGGTGCGCGGCAGGGGGCTCATGATCGGCGTGGAATACAAGTACGAATTCATCGGCGCCCTCATTGCGGACTGCCTTGCCAAGGAGGGAATCTGGGCGGCCTATTCGGGCAACGCCCCGCAGGTGATGCGCTTCCAGATACCAACCATCGCCACCGACGGAGATATCGACGAGATACTTCTGAAGATGAGAAGGGCGGTTAAGGCGATGAAACCCTATCTTGTATTAATGATGCCGCTGGCCCGAATACCGTTGCTCAGAAAGGTTTTCGACAACCTGAAGGTACAGATAGTGGCTTTCAACCTGGTCCGCGACCTCGAAGAAGTATTAAAACCAATCGGTGGGAGGTGATCGGTATGGGAACAACGACAACTGGTGTCGTCAATACTAAAAGCGCCGCACTATTGGAGGAGGCTCAAAAAGTCTTGTCCCCGGGACTGATTTTGCAATTGCAGTCCCATGGCGCGGCATTTATGGAAGGAGGCGGGGAGGGGAGTTTTCTCGTAGACGACGACGGGAATCGCTATCTCGACTGTTACGGCGGGG includes:
- a CDS encoding aminotransferase class III-fold pyridoxal phosphate-dependent enzyme yields the protein MAKGLSNKKNRAEKSRILELFGKHISHGQVRYLRCAHLDMQEERRAGIKFVDKESGRTIIDAFTSAGCFNVGRGNPAIIAALEESLEKYDMGSFGLLSRPKIEFARKLVSLCPGDLNRMVFAGSGADAIDGALKLALGATGRKEVISMIKAYHGHSGFSLSANGKEYYKHLFEPLIPGFRFAPFGDLQTAEKLASRNTAAVIIEPVQGEGGIHVGSDEYLKGLRTLCDRLGIMLIFDEIQTGLGRTGRLWGSEHSGVIPDIMVVAKSISGGLYPNAAIVYRDIELLTKFIEAHPDFHPTSGGCSDLGCSVSSKVLDYLMENRIWENAARTGARFKAGLEAITRENPKIVKEVRGRGLMIGVEYKYEFIGALIADCLAKEGIWAAYSGNAPQVMRFQIPTIATDGDIDEILLKMRRAVKAMKPYLVLMMPLARIPLLRKVFDNLKVQIVAFNLVRDLEEVLKPIGGR
- a CDS encoding TetR/AcrR family transcriptional regulator; its protein translation is MARKRVQEERRIQILDALHRCLLIRPFHGTSIKHIAKEAGVNHGVLHYYFESKQDILLTYIDYVIDSYKAHYAEWFKTLDVPAADGRRFLEEILGYMTERITLNRDLSRVFIEIWEIASYDKKVRAKLQKVYMEWVRTVSGILKDMGKKEETVYRVSRALIVFFEGMALFSVIMPQKEFKTTDLLVWFENWVIDKIDE
- the ald gene encoding alanine dehydrogenase; translation: MKIGIPKEIKTREYRVAATPAGVRAMTGQGHTVYVEKGAGTGSGFADDEYTRSGAAILDAPEEVWDAADMLIKVKEPVAPEFDRMREGQVLFTYLHLAADEVLTRRLLERKIIGIAYETVQLKDLSLPLLAPMSEVAGRLSIQMGCSCLEVKNGGRGLLVSGVPGVSPAEVVILGGGISGINAAHLAVGIGARVTIIDVDLNRLRYLADVFHSKATTLMSNQSNIEESVAAADLVIGSVLIPGARAPKLITRKMLGSMKSGAAFVDISIDQGGCAETSRPTTHDEPMYIEENVVHYCVANMPGAVPRTSTWALTNATLPYALAIAAKGWEKALAEDDALAKGLNVRRGDLTCRNVAETFGVK